The following proteins are co-located in the Pyrobaculum calidifontis JCM 11548 genome:
- the panB gene encoding 3-methyl-2-oxobutanoate hydroxymethyltransferase produces the protein MEKRKVTIRHFLEAKGSRKLAMVTAYDYPTARLVDEAGVDGILVGDSLGMVVLGYENTLRVTLRDMVAHVAAVARARPRALVVADMPFMTYETGPRDALRAAAKLVRAGAEAVKPEGGVEIVDVVEKLTKTGVPVMGHIGLNPQRVLTLGGFRMVGKDEEARRKVLEDAKALQEAGAFALVVEFVPASLAKEVTEAVKIPTICIGAGPHCDGQILVLHDIIGLSEKPPSFAKRYADVASIIREAVAKYVAEVREGKFPTPEHYRP, from the coding sequence ATGGAGAAGAGGAAGGTCACTATTAGACATTTTCTAGAGGCTAAGGGGTCTAGGAAGTTGGCCATGGTCACGGCTTACGACTACCCCACGGCCAGGCTTGTGGACGAGGCGGGGGTAGACGGAATCTTGGTGGGGGACTCTCTGGGCATGGTGGTGCTGGGCTATGAGAACACGCTCCGGGTCACTCTGAGGGACATGGTGGCCCACGTGGCTGCTGTGGCCCGCGCCAGGCCGAGGGCCCTCGTGGTGGCGGACATGCCGTTTATGACCTACGAGACTGGGCCGAGGGACGCCCTTAGAGCGGCGGCGAAGCTCGTGAGGGCCGGTGCCGAGGCTGTGAAGCCGGAGGGGGGCGTGGAGATTGTGGACGTGGTGGAGAAGTTGACTAAGACGGGGGTGCCCGTGATGGGACACATTGGGCTTAACCCCCAGCGCGTTTTGACCCTGGGCGGATTCAGAATGGTAGGGAAAGATGAGGAGGCCAGGAGGAAGGTGTTGGAAGACGCCAAGGCTTTGCAAGAGGCAGGCGCCTTCGCCCTAGTAGTGGAGTTCGTCCCTGCCTCTCTGGCTAAGGAGGTTACAGAGGCTGTGAAGATACCCACCATATGCATAGGCGCGGGGCCTCACTGCGATGGGCAAATCCTCGTGTTACACGACATAATCGGCTTGTCTGAGAAGCCGCCGAGTTTTGCAAAGCGATACGCCGACGTGGCCTCGATAATTAGAGAGGCCGTGGCTAAATACGTGGCAGAGGTGCGGGAGGGGAAGTTCCCGACCCCCGAGCACTACCGCCCATAA
- a CDS encoding HEPN domain-containing protein, with protein sequence MAKLLFLSAPWRVESWLRRAAKFREYAREDLRAGRYDSAAFFCATVGGACA encoded by the coding sequence ATGGCAAAGCTTTTATTTCTCTCAGCCCCATGGCGCGTGGAGTCTTGGCTTAGGCGGGCCGCCAAGTTTAGGGAATATGCCCGCGAGGACTTACGCGCGGGGAGGTACGACTCCGCGGCGTTTTTTTGTGCAACAGTCGGTGGAGCTTGCGCTTAA
- a CDS encoding 4Fe-4S dicluster domain-containing protein yields MRPVFVIDVGKCVGCRACVAACVIEHGQVFTAARPKSVGRPQTVKLRTWVDWRESDMPARKFISSLCYHCENTPCQRVCPTGATYKTEEGVVLVDKELCIGCGYCIVACPYGSRYRPEPHEWREAEEAPLVKEAAAGEAYGGVMFKPPVPNKWAFRVDAVDKCTFCYHRYAGDGKLWTPACVEVCPTKSRMFGDLDDPSDPVAELVRSGKAKLARPDLGTGGRVYYVGL; encoded by the coding sequence ATGAGGCCGGTATTCGTCATAGACGTAGGCAAGTGCGTCGGCTGCCGCGCCTGCGTAGCCGCTTGTGTAATTGAACACGGCCAAGTCTTCACTGCGGCTAGGCCAAAGAGCGTGGGGAGGCCTCAGACTGTGAAACTGAGGACTTGGGTGGATTGGCGTGAGTCAGATATGCCGGCGAGGAAGTTTATCTCATCTCTGTGCTACCACTGTGAAAATACGCCGTGTCAGAGGGTGTGTCCAACGGGCGCTACGTATAAGACAGAGGAGGGCGTCGTGTTGGTGGACAAGGAGCTGTGCATCGGCTGTGGTTACTGCATAGTGGCCTGCCCCTACGGGTCTAGGTATAGGCCAGAGCCCCACGAGTGGCGCGAGGCCGAGGAGGCGCCCCTTGTGAAAGAGGCCGCGGCCGGCGAGGCCTACGGCGGAGTCATGTTTAAGCCTCCTGTGCCAAACAAGTGGGCGTTTAGAGTAGACGCAGTGGACAAGTGCACCTTCTGCTACCACAGATACGCCGGAGATGGGAAGCTGTGGACGCCGGCGTGTGTGGAGGTGTGCCCCACCAAGTCTAGAATGTTCGGCGACTTGGACGACCCAAGCGACCCAGTTGCCGAGCTTGTGAGAAGCGGCAAGGCCAAGTTGGCAAGGCCAGACCTTGGAACTGGAGGAAGAGTGTACTACGTGGGGCTATGA
- the nrfD gene encoding NrfD/PsrC family molybdoenzyme membrane anchor subunit, producing MIVRNEVWGLPVAVEMTLLAIASFAVVWAYVLWRRGEAKWAALGGVLGVVLPAAALGILASELLKPPTAGMLVFPFVNPRANLSSWMVWGATGISLLILWSLLFTLPLIRPLDKVAVWGRSRAVMNALGALMAAFGVFAAIYTGLVLAYERGIAFWHSAAVPLLALFMGLAAGSGLYGLVGKRETGPWIAAGSGLMALTWLLHLQLSSIGPYAAAYSATAAMADPASTAGVVLAAVAAVSALTRNKLGVAAGGALAIIAVFLIRLALLANGAWYFP from the coding sequence ATGATAGTCCGCAACGAGGTCTGGGGTCTACCAGTCGCTGTGGAGATGACGTTGTTAGCAATAGCCAGCTTCGCGGTGGTGTGGGCCTACGTGCTGTGGAGAAGAGGCGAGGCCAAGTGGGCGGCCCTAGGCGGCGTCCTCGGCGTCGTGTTGCCGGCAGCCGCGCTGGGCATACTGGCCTCCGAGCTGTTAAAGCCGCCCACAGCCGGCATGTTGGTATTCCCATTTGTGAATCCACGTGCTAACCTCTCTAGCTGGATGGTGTGGGGAGCCACTGGGATATCCCTGCTCATACTCTGGTCCCTCCTGTTCACGTTGCCGCTCATAAGGCCGTTAGACAAAGTGGCCGTGTGGGGGCGCAGTAGGGCTGTGATGAACGCGCTTGGGGCATTGATGGCCGCCTTCGGAGTATTTGCCGCGATCTACACAGGGCTCGTCTTGGCGTATGAGCGGGGAATAGCCTTCTGGCACAGCGCCGCCGTGCCTCTGCTGGCGCTCTTCATGGGGCTCGCCGCCGGGAGCGGTTTGTACGGGCTAGTGGGCAAGAGGGAGACAGGCCCCTGGATAGCGGCGGGAAGCGGACTAATGGCTCTCACTTGGCTGTTACACCTCCAACTCTCGTCAATAGGCCCCTACGCCGCGGCCTACAGCGCAACAGCGGCAATGGCAGACCCCGCCTCCACTGCCGGCGTCGTGCTAGCCGCCGTAGCCGCCGTCAGCGCGTTGACGAGAAACAAGCTCGGAGTAGCCGCTGGCGGCGCTTTAGCCATAATAGCGGTATTCTTGATAAGACTAGCCCTCTTAGCCAACGGCGCCTGGTACTTCCCCTAA
- a CDS encoding HEPN domain-containing protein, with the protein MELALKALLIKLTGSRPQTHATGDLLELVEKALGVTFPEDVRRCAELLEQHYIQPRCPEARLSDYRRWEAEEAVECMEKVWAHVVDKYR; encoded by the coding sequence GTGGAGCTTGCGCTTAAGGCCCTTCTTATTAAGCTGACGGGCTCTAGGCCTCAGACCCACGCCACTGGCGACTTGCTTGAGCTTGTGGAAAAGGCGCTCGGCGTAACTTTTCCAGAGGACGTAAGGCGCTGCGCCGAGCTTTTAGAACAGCACTATATCCAGCCCCGCTGCCCAGAGGCGCGGCTCAGCGACTATAGGCGGTGGGAGGCTGAGGAGGCCGTGGAGTGTATGGAGAAGGTGTGGGCGCATGTCGTGGATAAGTATCGTTAG
- a CDS encoding fumarylacetoacetate hydrolase family protein, producing MRLLTFRKGGVAKVGLWKNGKVLDLPEAYKEVFGAYEAPDFLYSMRKLIAVGEPALEVVRRLEAKAKGPYYSPGDILWEPPVPDPEKIFAVAVNYKAHGREMGFKPPERPYFFPKFPNALVGHEGRIIKHKVAQKVDWEVELVVVIGRAGKYIQPEEALDYVFGYAVGNDVSIRDWQFPEGWPHQLNPYGQNWIWGKSMDTAAPVGPWIVTRDEVPDPNRLDLRLWVNGQLEQEGNTSDLIFNVQQLIHWASQGITLKPGDMIFTGTPPGVGHSKGKYLRGGDVVEAEVEGVGRLRNYVVEE from the coding sequence ATGAGGCTGTTGACGTTTAGAAAGGGGGGCGTGGCCAAGGTTGGGCTTTGGAAAAACGGGAAAGTGCTAGATCTGCCAGAGGCCTACAAGGAGGTCTTCGGCGCCTACGAAGCCCCCGACTTTTTATACAGCATGAGGAAGCTAATCGCCGTGGGAGAGCCCGCGCTTGAGGTCGTGAGAAGGCTGGAGGCAAAGGCCAAGGGCCCCTACTACTCGCCCGGCGACATTCTGTGGGAGCCCCCGGTGCCAGACCCAGAGAAGATATTCGCAGTAGCCGTGAACTACAAAGCGCACGGCAGAGAGATGGGCTTTAAGCCTCCTGAGAGGCCCTACTTCTTCCCCAAGTTCCCCAACGCCCTGGTGGGGCACGAGGGGAGGATAATCAAACACAAGGTGGCGCAGAAGGTGGACTGGGAAGTGGAGCTGGTCGTCGTCATTGGGAGAGCTGGGAAGTACATACAGCCCGAGGAGGCCTTGGACTACGTCTTTGGCTACGCGGTGGGCAACGACGTGTCTATCCGCGACTGGCAGTTCCCCGAGGGATGGCCCCATCAGCTAAACCCCTATGGGCAGAACTGGATTTGGGGCAAGTCCATGGACACGGCGGCGCCGGTGGGGCCTTGGATTGTCACTAGGGACGAGGTGCCCGACCCCAACCGCCTCGACTTGAGGCTGTGGGTAAACGGCCAGTTGGAGCAGGAGGGCAACACCTCCGACCTCATCTTCAACGTCCAACAGTTGATCCACTGGGCCTCCCAAGGCATAACGCTGAAGCCAGGCGACATGATATTCACAGGCACCCCACCGGGCGTAGGGCACTCAAAGGGCAAGTACCTGAGAGGGGGAGACGTGGTAGAGGCAGAGGTAGAGGGCGTGGGGAGACTTAGGAACTACGTCGTGGAAGAGTAG
- a CDS encoding nucleotidyltransferase domain-containing protein, protein MSWISIVREVAEEKRRRAEELIKRLCERGGAVLLFGSRARGEAHLLSDWDLALIVAEGEYRVESTGVGQLFIVPLDKLDNILEFSMVVLDIFADGVLLCGDESLYKSALERFKRYVEEKRLVRTRLGVDPRVALRHSLSAARPATTSASCMSGTLCDGLATKRANLPMLTSPSSTTYRSASTLFISLRKACSRSFFAYVNDHILRGVMPHDFHVRLLADAHPL, encoded by the coding sequence ATGTCGTGGATAAGTATCGTTAGAGAGGTGGCCGAGGAGAAGAGGAGGAGAGCTGAGGAGCTTATTAAACGGCTGTGCGAGAGGGGCGGCGCAGTTCTGCTCTTCGGCTCTAGGGCTAGGGGAGAGGCGCACCTTCTCAGCGACTGGGACTTGGCGCTCATTGTGGCTGAGGGGGAGTACAGAGTGGAGAGCACTGGCGTTGGGCAACTCTTCATAGTCCCCCTCGACAAGTTGGACAACATCCTGGAGTTCAGTATGGTCGTATTGGACATATTCGCCGACGGGGTGTTGCTCTGCGGCGACGAATCGTTGTACAAGTCGGCGCTGGAGAGATTCAAACGCTACGTCGAGGAGAAGAGGCTTGTGAGAACTAGGCTGGGGGTGGATCCCCGCGTGGCTCTAAGACATAGCCTCTCCGCCGCGCGACCTGCGACCACGTCGGCCAGCTGTATGTCTGGCACCTTGTGCGACGGCTTGGCGACAAAGCGGGCGAATTTACCTATGTTGACCAGCCCCTCATCTACTACATACAGGTCGGCCTCCACGCTTTTTATAAGCCTGAGGAAGGCTTGTTCTAGGTCTTTCTTCGCCTATGTGAACGACCACATACTACGTGGGGTAATGCCTCACGATTTCCACGTACGCCTCCTCGCCGACGCCCATCCGCTTTAA
- a CDS encoding PaREP1 family protein: MLPKSLLEEAKRRGVDLVEVVAKALSLDPPAIAEAHLELAERFLEEGRGLVDKDPVQASEKLYKAAVEAVKAAAVLLGLEEAERAREAGRWTAALLFSAVEKLAEKTQREVRWWWRTAWVLHVEGFHEARLKPTEKDVEDVENLVKLVGKLKKGDLGEVPGAVG, translated from the coding sequence GTGCTTCCGAAGTCTCTGTTAGAGGAGGCCAAGAGGAGAGGCGTCGACCTTGTGGAAGTGGTTGCTAAGGCCCTTTCTCTCGACCCGCCAGCCATCGCCGAGGCGCACCTGGAGCTGGCCGAGCGCTTCTTGGAGGAGGGAAGGGGGCTAGTGGATAAAGACCCTGTGCAGGCCAGCGAGAAGTTGTACAAGGCGGCTGTAGAGGCCGTGAAGGCGGCGGCAGTGTTGTTGGGCCTTGAGGAGGCGGAGAGGGCAAGGGAGGCAGGCAGGTGGACCGCGGCGCTTCTCTTCAGCGCAGTAGAGAAGTTGGCTGAAAAGACGCAGAGGGAGGTTAGGTGGTGGTGGAGAACTGCGTGGGTATTGCACGTGGAGGGATTCCACGAGGCTAGGCTTAAGCCCACTGAAAAAGACGTAGAAGACGTGGAAAATTTAGTCAAGCTTGTGGGAAAACTGAAAAAAGGGGATTTAGGGGAAGTACCAGGCGCCGTTGGCTAA